GCGCGCCGCGCCCATCGCATGGCAGCCGATCGCCGGCGGCTACCGGTTCACGGTGCGAGGCCGGGACGGCTGGCGTCCGCTCGCGGACGAATTGCTCGGTCCCACGCGCTGGCGGGAACCCATCAATGGCGTCGCGATCCAGCATCCCGGCGAAGGGGGTACCGCGCAGCGGTCGAATACCCTGGTGTTCGGCACGGAAAGCGTGGGGACGCCGGTGGTCGTCACGTTGTTTTCCGATGCCGGATCGATCAGCATCGCGTCCGATGGCAGCGGCCGCTTCGATGTGGCATCGGGAGCGGCGCGATGAAGCCGCGGGCGCGGGGCTTCACGCTGATCGAAGTGCTGGTGGCGCTGGCGATCGTCGCGATCGCGCTGACCAGCGCGCTGCGCGCCGTGGGCAGCGTCGCCACCGGCAGCGCCGCCCTGCACGACCGCCTGCTGGCCGGCTGGAGCGCCGACAACCGTATCGCGGAGCTTTACCTGCAACGCGCCTGGCCGGATATCGGCACGACGACCTTTGCCTGCCCGCAGGGCACACAAATGCTGGTCTGCGTGCAG
The sequence above is a segment of the Robbsia betulipollinis genome. Coding sequences within it:
- a CDS encoding GspH/FimT family pseudopilin is translated as MSAAPFPRVFPARVRAGSRRAGVRPVQARAPQRGFTLLEVLVVLVIGGLLVSLASLSFSRNPRTDLLEQAQRLALVFETAGDEAQLRAAPIAWQPIAGGYRFTVRGRDGWRPLADELLGPTRWREPINGVAIQHPGEGGTAQRSNTLVFGTESVGTPVVVTLFSDAGSISIASDGSGRFDVASGAAR
- the gspI gene encoding type II secretion system minor pseudopilin GspI, which produces MKPRARGFTLIEVLVALAIVAIALTSALRAVGSVATGSAALHDRLLAGWSADNRIAELYLQRAWPDIGTTTFACPQGTQMLVCVQTVAATPNPVFRRVEVSVRSAETGNTLLADLVTVVADETRRAL